A stretch of DNA from Cannabis sativa cultivar Pink pepper isolate KNU-18-1 chromosome X, ASM2916894v1, whole genome shotgun sequence:
taaaaaatacagaatttatttcatcatttaacaaaatagaaagtctaattaataatttttacaaaacacaaattcaaaataatatttactctattttgaaaaagaaaaaaaaaatacttactcttttttaatttgatatgaaagaaacaaaaacacaaaaaatcTTGATTCTCTTGTCATTATTGCATATTGTTTGGTTCCATGAATCAACTttaatataaaatcaaaataagttttatagttttattaCATAATTTTTAAGGCCCAAGCCCAACTCAAGCCCAATTTACAAACCGAAACGAAACGATTATAATTTATAGATAATGGCCCATGAAAATCACACGTGTCAAATTCTTACAAAGGTTTCGACAAAAACAGTTATGGCGGCGGTTACAACAGTACGACTTTCGCCGCCATTTTCAGTGTCACTCCCACCAATTCTCCGACGTACTCAAATCCGAAAAATCTCCACCTCAATCCGTTTCACCATGGATTCTCAGACCAACCACCCCAAACGAATCGTCGTATGCGGCGGCGGAGTCATCGGAGTATGCACAGCTTACTTCCTAGCCAAAAACGGCGCCGCCGTAACCCTCGTCGAGAAATCCTCAATAGCCGGCGCCGCCTCAGGTAAAGCCGGAGGATTTCTCGCCCTCGACTGGTGCGACGGCGGACCCGTCTCTTCTCTCGCCCGAGCTAGCTTCAATCTCCACCGTTCGCTCTCCGAAGAACTCGATGGCCCCAAATCGTACGGATACAGAACCCTAGACACTCTCAGTCTCACTATCTCCGAAACCCTAAACGAAAATCCTCCCTCCTCCGGTTCTCGATCCTCCAAATTACCGTCGTGGATCGACGGGAGTACAGCTCGGAGCCCAAGAACGATTGGGACAGTGGAAACCACGGCTCAGGTTCATCCCCAACTCTTCGCGAGGACATTGATTTCGAAAGCGGTGGAGAGTTACGGCGTTGAGATTGTGATTGGGAAGGTAGAACGAGTTGAGTTGGAGGAGAAGGAAGAAGGACGAGTTAACTCGGTGGTTCTTGAAGGTGGAAGAGTGATTGAGTCGAACGCCGTCGTTTTGGCACTCGGACCATGGAGTGGGAAATTTGAGCTTTTATCTTgtttgtttagggtttctggttTGAAAGCTCATAGCATTGTTTTGGAGCCTAAAGAGCCTGGTTTGATAACTCCTCATGCTCTTTTCTTAAGCTATTATCCTTCTAATGGTGGAAAGCCATTGGACCCAGAAGTTTATCCTCGTCCAACAGGTAATATCAGATTGTTTGAATGTTTGAATTTTCAATACAgcatttgggtttgatttgatcaACATTTTTGAAAAAGTGGTAAAGAAAAAATTGGTTTTTTTGGGGAGTATGGTAGGTGTTTGAGAAAATGCCCAAGAGACTAGAATTATGCAAAGTTAATATTTAAAGTGAAAACTTTCCTGTACTTACAcaattggagagtgtaattggaacctTTCAATCACCATAATTGAACGGTTAGACAATTATTGTTGAAGTTAATTCTCTCATGAACATTCATTTTGTGTGTTGCAACATGGGAGGACAGCCTGTTATTAGAAAGGCTCTGTAAAGAACAGACTGTTATTGAGAGCTTTGGTGTAAAAGTAATTCGTGCATTGAAATTCGAAAAGTTAGACCTCCCGGTCATTACAAAGAATAGTGTGGGGTATAGAGGATAAATCCACTATACCCGAAACATGGTGAGCGAACGCCCATCTAACGACATTGTGAGCCGCAAAATTACAGCATCTaggaataaaagaaaaattacaagatAAAAAGTTTATAGAGAGTTGATTACAAACAGAAATATAATTATCAATGATCCATAAGGAGTGGACTCCTTTAATGATTATAACTTGTTCTTttctttaaatttcttaaatatgGTTAATTGTTTCTGCTGATATATTGTTAAGTAACAGATTTTACAACAATTACATTTAAGGAACAACTTCATAAACATTGCTTATTGGTTCAGTCCGTAAAGATTGATGAGTATGgttaattattattagtacTTGATTCAGAGAAAAGCTACGTGTTTTGATCAAAGCTTAGAAGAGTAAAAGAATAACGTGAGTGAAAATCAATGGTTGGACTTCATAGTTTTCAATTTCTATAGTTTGTTTATACAATCAAATTGGACCTTATTTTTATGTAGAATTACTTGAAATGTGTCTTGATTTGGTTTGTTTTTTTGGCAGGGGAGGTGTACATATGTGGAATGTCAGCAGAGGAGGATGTTCCCGAAGACCCGGAACAGATCATAGGCAAACCTGAATCGATACAGGCACTTAAGCGAGTGGCCAGCAGTGTTTCGAGTCATCTAAGGGAAGGAGAGGCCCGAGTGAAAGCTGAGCAAGCTTGCTTTCTCCCATGCACAGACGACGGACTCCCCATAATTGGGGAGTTGCCTGGGATCAACGGTTGCTACGTTGCCACGGGACATAGTTGTTGGGGAATTCTGAATGGTCCAGCCACTGGTGCAGCCATGGCCGAGCTTGTGCTTAAAGGGCGTGCTGCCATTGTTGATCTCAGTCCATTTAACCCGGCCAGGTTTGTAAAACGGACTAAGCGTTAAGGACTCATAAATTGGATTAATTTTTAAGCGTATTAAATAATCAATCATGTTTATTGCAAGATTAATTTCTTTAATCAGTCCATTCAACAAATTTTTGCATTATATTCGCGTTGCTCAGGACAGGTAATGATTTTGATTTAACACGTTATATGATTTTTGTACCAAAGTAGgcgataatttattttgtagTAACCTAAGTGTTGTTAATCTATTCAGGttataaattttaacaaatctattcTGTATTTTTCATCAAATACTCCTGAGGAAACAAAGAAACTCTTTGCAGAAGCATTGAATATGAGAATAACAGAGGCTATAGAAAAGTATTTGGGTCTCCCCATGATAGGagggaaaaacaaaaatgctatTTTCAGACcaattaaggataaaatatggAAAAAGCTAAATGAATATCAAGCCAAACTATTCTCACAAGGGGGTAAAGAGATCCTAGTGAAAGCAGTAGTCCAAGCAATGCCTACTTATCAAATGGCATGCTTTAAAATTCCGGAAGGCATTGGAGAAGAGATAGAAAGATTAATAGCACGTTATTGGTGGGGCTCAGTTGATAATAAGCAAAAAGTCCATTGGAGGGCCTGGCATAAGATTTGTAAACCAAAGACTGATGGCGGTTTGGGTTTTAGACGTTTTAGTCAGTATAATCAAGCTCTTTTGGCCAAGCAAGCATGGCGCATATTAATGAACCCATCATCAATTCTGGCACAAGTTATGAAAGCAAGATATTTTAGATTATCTAACATCCTAGAGGCAGACAAGGGTTCCTATCCCTCATCAACGTGGCAAGGAATCTTATGGGGAAGAGATCTATTATTAAAAGGGCTACGACGAAGTATTGGCAATGGTATGAATACTAGGACCTTTAGAGATCCTTGGTTGCCCAGACCTCCTTCGTTTATTCCAAGTTCGCGCCCTGCGTATGAGGTGGCAAGAGTGTCAGATATTATAGAGTCTCCAGGAAAATGGAATAATGAGGTAGTCAATCAATATTTCAATATAGCTGACGCAAATTGTATTCTTTCCATACCATTAAGCTTGTTTAATCATGAGGACTCATGGTTCTGGCACTATACAAATCATGGTAGTTACTCTGTGGGGAGTGGGTACAATCTTGCAATGACTGTAGATAAGTTTCAACCTTCTTCTGCTAGTGATGTGTTCTCATTGTGGTGGAAACAATTCTGGGGGTTGAAAATCCCAAGGAAAATTTTACATTTTGCGTGGAGGGGTTACCAAGAGATTCTACCAACGCGAAATGGATTGTTTAGACGAAATATCGCATCTAGCACCTCTTGCCAGTTATGTGGGTTTGGAGGAGAGTCGAATGCTCATGCAATTTTCTGGTGTCCTGTTGCACAAGGCATTTGGAATCTTATGGAATTCTCTTTTCTACATGAAGTAAAAGAAGAGATTGATTTTAAGAATGTTTTACTTTATGCTTCTGAGGTAGTGGACAGAGAAGCTTTTGCAAAATTCATTATCTGTTCGTGGGCAATATGGACTGAAAGGAATAAGATTACTCATGGTCAACAAATAAGACAACCACAGTTTGTGGTTGAGTGGATAAGTAGTTATTACGAGTCGATACTTTTAATGAAGGAGGGCCCCAAAAAAAGCTCCCAAGCTAATGGAAGAAATAGGGAAGCGTCAGCTGGAAGTTCTACAAGTGCTCAAGAACAGAGGTTATACTCTAAACTTATGGTGGATGCAGCTGTATTGAGCACCACGAGTATAGTTGGATTAGGTGCGGTGGTATTCTCAGAAGATAATAGAGTTCACGCAGCGTTAAGTAAACCACTCAAAGGTTAGTCATATtaggtattttaaatattattttgttacGAACTTTATTAGTGTTATAATTCCAAAAGAAATGTTGATCGTTCAGGTATGGGTGAATAATAAAGATCTTGTAATTTCTAGATTTCAAATAGGAATAATTAGGTCTAGGAAGGAATAACAAAGCAAAGGTGATTACGAAGCAAAATACATAAGTTAAGTTACAACTAGCCAAAGGGTCTCCCTTTGGCTAGTTAAAGTAAATCATAGGGGGACGTAgttaattttttggatttaagTGTTCAATCAGATTGGTAATTTTCTAATTACAATTTTGTGGTCTGATGTTGTTTCAGGTGGAATTTCAGTGTTACAAGCTGAAACGTTAGCCCTGTTGGTTGGTCTTAATTGGGCTCATGTGTGTGGTCTTCAAATTCATGCAGTTTATTCTGATTCGTTAGCTTTGGTGA
This window harbors:
- the LOC115705138 gene encoding putative oxidoreductase C1F5.03c, yielding MAHENHTCQILTKVSTKTVMAAVTTVRLSPPFSVSLPPILRRTQIRKISTSIRFTMDSQTNHPKRIVVCGGGVIGVCTAYFLAKNGAAVTLVEKSSIAGAASGKAGGFLALDWCDGGPVSSLARASFNLHRSLSEELDGPKSYGYRTLDTLSLTISETLNENPPSSGSRSSKLPSWIDGSTARSPRTIGTVETTAQVHPQLFARTLISKAVESYGVEIVIGKVERVELEEKEEGRVNSVVLEGGRVIESNAVVLALGPWSGKFELLSCLFRVSGLKAHSIVLEPKEPGLITPHALFLSYYPSNGGKPLDPEVYPRPTGEVYICGMSAEEDVPEDPEQIIGKPESIQALKRVASSVSSHLREGEARVKAEQACFLPCTDDGLPIIGELPGINGCYVATGHSCWGILNGPATGAAMAELVLKGRAAIVDLSPFNPARFVKRTKR